The following proteins are co-located in the Triticum aestivum cultivar Chinese Spring chromosome 1A, IWGSC CS RefSeq v2.1, whole genome shotgun sequence genome:
- the LOC123044537 gene encoding uncharacterized protein, whose protein sequence is MAAPSQAREKLPTPGQAAGCFKVRVVDRSVAISSANATCCVSGEFWIDGSARLQIGDGPIPRPSSITLKEFGDLWVADAKRQFSLRPKSPSPDEQLKRRQERKRKGLVIALNTYAKRNNIQLSELEFVEEKERNQVDGCAALYVHSNFLVKGSDGKHTMFFAEMRPDCTQEEDVVLCTPLEENNYGHCFGCDDRAKELRHPSGSGYLGGHNEMIFHLEELDSDDDCFM, encoded by the exons GAGTGGTCGATCGGTCGGTGGCCATTTCGTCCGCCAACGCAACCTGTTGTGTTTCTGGAGAATTTTGGAT TGACGGCTCTGCCAGACTGCAGATAGGGGATGGTCCCATTCCTAGACCATCATCGATTACTCTCAAGGAGTTTGGTGATCTGTGGGTAGCTGACGCCAAACGTCAGTTCAGTCTCAGGCCCAAGTCGCCGTCCCCTGATGAGCAGCTGAAACGCAGACAAGAGCGTAAGCGCAAGGGCTTGGTCATAGCGCTCAACACGTATGCCAAGCGAAACAACATTCAG CTCTCTGAGTTGGAATTTGTGGAAGAGAAAGAGAGGAATCAAGTCGATGGATGCGCAGCACTATATGTGCACTCCAACTTTCTGGTGAAAGGTTCAGATGGCAAACATACTATGTTCTTTGCTGAGATGCGACCTGACTGCACACAGGAAGAGGATGTTGTTCTCTGCACACCTTTGGAAGAAAACAATTATG GTCATTGTTTTGGGTGCGATGATCGAGCAAAGGAGCTTAGGCATCCCTCGGGCAGTGGCTACTTGGGTGGACATAATGAGATGATTTTTCACTTGGAGGAGCTGGACAGTGATGATGACTGTTTTATGTGA